In a genomic window of Phragmites australis chromosome 14, lpPhrAust1.1, whole genome shotgun sequence:
- the LOC133891643 gene encoding probable folate-biopterin transporter 9, chloroplastic, giving the protein MLCLSPCAPHLHHHRPLMPGTAAKNACGVTLCLGMPRMPEEGRTRLRLRRLAIQDTSAAPALKTPAPAPVPVQVPVPERPMTPAAERRGSLREMRRVWWVCGVGYWVQGFRCFPWLALNFHLARGMGLSPTALQLVQNAGNLPLVAKPLFGVLSDAVYIGRAHRLPYISVGALLQLIAWGTLAIIPATGDTFPTQMACILIGNLGASVTEVVSDAVVTEFSRTQKVGVLQSYAFIALAAGSLLGNLSGGYVLLKTQEPKIMFTAFSLLLGFQLALSLSTKETLPSSPRNSSSRLVSSSLATNLRKQFSNLITAVTKERILYPLTWIMTSIAVVPILSGTMFCYQTQYLKLDPSIIGLSKVMGQLMVLSLTVLYNRYLKRFPLRRLITGVQITYALAVLSDLVLVKQINLMLGISNEIHVLCFSALAEAITQFKVLPFSVLLSSLCPPDCEGSLFAFFTSGLVFSAILSGVFGVGMSTLIGVSSVDYSSLPFGILLQSLAALLPLGWISFIPEKWTTDENVVLQR; this is encoded by the exons ATGCTCTGCCTCTCGCCGTGCGCGCcgcacctccaccaccatcgaCCGCTTATGCCAGGCACCGCCGCCAAGAACGCGTGCGGCGTAACGCTGTGCCTCGGTATGCCAAGGATGCCGGAGGAGGGGCGGacgcggctgcggctgcggcggctgGCCATCCAGGACACCTCGGCGGCGCCGGCCCTGAAGACGCCTGCCCCCGCCCCCGTGCCGGTGCAGGTGCCCGTTCCGGAGCGGCCGATGACGCCGGCGGCCGAGCGGCGCGGGTCGCTGCGGGAGATGCGGCGGGTGTGGTGGGTGTGCGGGGTCGGGTACTGGGTGCAGGGGTTCCGCTGCTTCCCGTGGCTGGCGCTCAACTTCCACCTCGCCCGGGGCATGGGGCTCAGCCCCACCGCGCTGCAGCTAGTGCAGAACGCCGGAAACCTCCCGCTCGTCGCCAAGCCGCTCTTCGGGGTCCTTTCCGACGCCGTCTACATCGGCCGCGCGCACCGCCTCCCATACATTTCCGTCGGAG CATTACTGCAGCTTATTGCTTGGGGAACACTTGCTATCATTCCAGCTACAGGTGACACATTTCCAACACAAATGGCATGCATTCTCATTGGAAATTTGGGAGCATCTGTCACAGAAGTTGTAAGTGATGCTGTTGTCACGGAGTTCAGTAGAACACAGAAGGTTGGTGTACTACAGTCATACGCATTCATAGCCCTAGCTGCAGGATCCCTACTGGGCAACCTGTCTGGTGGTTACGTTCTGCTCAAAACACAGGAACCAAAGATCATGTTCACGGCATTCTCACTCCTCCTTGGCTTCCAACTAGCACTATCCCTAAGTACAAAAGAGACATTGCCAAGCTCTCCACGAAACTCCAGCAGTCGTCTTGTCAGTAGCTCTTTGGCAACCAATCTTCGCAAGCAATTCTCAAACTTGATCACGGCAGTCACCAAGGAGAGGATCTTGTACCCTCTTACATGGATCATGACATCGATTGCTGTTGTGCCTATCCTTTCTGGCACGATGTTCTGCTATCAAACACAGTATCTGAAGCTGGATCCATCGATTATCGGTCTGTCAAAAGTCATGGGACAGCTCATGGTCCTTTCTCTAACTGTCCTCTATAATCGATATCTTAAAAGATTCCCGCTGAGGCGCCTTATTACTGGAGTTCAGATAACGTATGCTTTGGCGGTTCTGTCAGATTTGGTCCTTGTGAAACAAATAAACCTTATGCTAGGGATATCAAATGAGATCCATGTGCTTTGTTTCTCAGCTCTAGCTGAAGCAATCACTCAGTTCAAGGTCCTGCCGTTCTCGGTTCTGTTGTCAAGTCTCTGCCCGCCTGACTGCGAAGGTTCTCTGTTCGCCTTCTTCACATCTGGATTGGTGTTTTCAGCAATACTAAGTGGAGTCTTCGGAGTCGGAATGTCCACTCTAATTGGGGTGTCTTCTGTGGATTACTCAAGCTTGCCTTTTGGTATTTTGCTGCAAAGTTTGGCTGCATTGTTACCATTGGGATGGATATCTTTTATACCTGAAAAATGGACCACCGATGAGAATGTTGTATTGCAGAGATGA